Below is a genomic region from candidate division SR1 bacterium Aalborg_AAW-1.
TATGTGATTCTCTGACAGTAAAGAGGGAGACCCATCATACCATAAGGTACAAAATTTCAATCTCCTAGTACAGAGCGTTAGAGAAATTTATATTCATAGACCACACGTACATCATAGCATGTCAGAAGTATAACTTTTATATATTCATTTTCAAGATGAATACAAAATATATAATATATATGATTTTTATTTTGTCTACAATATCAAACAAAAAATAACTCATTTTTTGTAACTGTTAGTTTTTTTGATTATACTTTCTAATAGAACATAATTTTAATCTTATTGATATGTTGCATTATGGATCCAACACTACAAACAAACACTACAAGTAGTAGTACTACTACATCCACTCCAGCCCAAACACAAGGAGATCAGGTTATTGTAAGTGGTGCTTTTGGTGGTACTATACCATCTACAAAAGAGGCAATTTCAGAGACAATGCCATCATTTTCTTTCGATGAAGCAGAGTTTTGAGGACCTGTACAACCTCTTCCAAGCACACAAAATGAACTCATTACTAATCCTTTCGCTTGATGAGCAGCATCAACAAATTTTTCTCTCGATGACCTTGAACCGACTTTACATGCGCCTGTCGTAAGTACTGAAGCCAACAATAACGACTTGTGAGACAATACAAATACACCATCTGACACAGGTGATAGTACTGTTTCTACAAGTCCAAGTTCTGAAAGCAACTCAAAGAGTAATGAAGAAATGAATACCTGAATAAAATCAAATAACAACTCTTTACCAACATTTGATATACCCTCTCCTATAGAAAATGTTGAACAAACACCAACAGCAACTCCACAAAATGAATCTATAGCTGATATTTCTTTCGATCTCCCAACACAAACTCTTGATCAGAATACTGAAAACACTGCCTCTTTCAACATTGAAGAATCATCAGGTGATCTCTCATCTGAAACAACCACAGTTACCGTTTCACAAGAATCACAACAAGTTAGTCAACTCACTCCTGATATAACAGCTACTCCAATAGCAGAAGTTGAAGTACCAGTATTTGATATTCCTAGCAAAGAAAATACTTCTACAGATATATCTTTCGATCTCCCAAACATGGATACAACATCAATAGCAGACACAACTCCTTCTACTGAAATCAATGAAATAACCACTCCTGAAGTTGCAACTGAACTTGTAGGCGATCAAAATACTATTGTTGCTGAATCAAGTGATCAATCACAAGATATCCTAACTCCTCCTGTTTCACAATCACAAGATACAGTAACAGAAGATATACCTCATAATTCTTTTGATATCCCAAGCGAAGAAAACAACGACGAAGTTACGGCATCAATCGAAGTTACACCATCCAATACGGAAGAACCTTCTGAACTAACACAAGAAGAGTATGAACCACATCAAGAATCACAAGAAGAACATAATAGTGAAGATATACAAGATAAAAAATCTTATGACACTATTATCAATGAAGAAAACAATGAAGTATATGGAGACAATACTCATGAACTACAAGAAAGCTTTGAAGAATTTAATACTGCACTCACTAACTATCTTACATTTTTAGACACTAACAGTATTACAATAACCGGACTGCGTACTGAAAATGATGAAGTAAACTATGCATTTAGCAAAGAATATGACAACACTATTTCTATTGAAAAGTCTAATACAGGAGATACGATTGCTTTCGTCCCTACAGAATCAGGATTAGAAGTATTATTAAATAATGAAAGCATTGCCTACTATGGAGTAAACAAAGTATCTAATGACACTACCCACTACCTCAAAGAAAAACTAGGTAAATTCACCATGATGGTATCCAGTGATCATGAAAAACAAGAAAAAGCCAAAAAAGATGAAGCCAAAAAAATCAAAGAAACACTCAGAAACTTCTAATACTGTCTCCACACACAGATATCAAGATCAATTCCTTCACGTACGGGAGTTGATTTTTTTGTCCGATTCTCTACAATAGACACGAACATATACTTTATACTCTAACATGTCTTATCTCCATTATGCAACTTTTTTTTTCTGGCCAATATTCGCGTTCTGAAGATCATATCACCATCACTGAAGAGCGTATCATCCATCAGTGTTCTCGTGTCCTTAGAATGCAACCATGAGATCAAATTCAAATCCAAGACAATAACCAAAGACATACCATTGTACTCGATTGATTTTCAAAAAAAGCCCTTACAGGAAAGATAAGAGACACCATACGTTATCCACAAGAAACCAAAATCACTACTCTTTTTATTGCCATACCTAATCGTCGAGACAAGGCCGAACTCATCGCTCAGAAATTAACAGAAATAGGAGTTAGTCATATCATTTTTCGACAAGCATCCAGATCAGTACTTAAATCTGTACCTCATAAAAAACAAGAAAGAATCCATCATATAGCGCTTGAAGCAAGCGAACAATCTTTTCGTACCACACTTCCTACTATTACTTTCCTTGAAAAGTGGGATGAAAAATATATACTCTGACACGATGTCAGTATCTTATTCTACCAATGAGGTTCTACTTTTGATTCATGATCCACAGAATGAATGAATAACAGGTCATGAATTATCGGACCTGAATGATGATTTACTCCACAAGAACTAGAATACTTTTCTCCTATCACTACAGTCCATACCTTATGATCTTCTATCCTGCGTATGGAAACAGCAGCTATGATATGATCACGACTTCTTCAACAATAATTTCAACTCCTAATCACCCATCTCTTATGATTCAAAAAATCAAAGCACTTCTCAGAAATACCTTCGTCTATAGATTTTATAAAACAATGAGAGGGAAATACGCACTTCTCAAATATGACAATCCAAGCAATGGGATGTTTGTGATCTGAATTACTTGAACGAATGGTAAAACGACCACCAGTTTTATGATCCATCATATTTTTAACACCCTGATCGATAAAGCATTTCTCCTATGAACCAATGAGATCAAATATGGAACCGAAAGTGTGGCCAATACATCTAAAATGACATCACCTGATGTGATGGATGTTCAGAAATATCTTGCACAAGCGAAAGCACAAGGATGTCATATCGCTGTATTAGAAACAGCAAGTCATGGCTTAGATCAGGATAGATTCCATGGTATCGATTTTGATATGGGAATACTAACCAACATCACTCCCGAACATCTTGACTATCACAAATCTATGGAAGAATATGCCAAAACAAAGAAAAAACTCTTCCAAAATGTAGCAACTAATTCCAAACCAAACAAAATGGCTATTCTCCCTAAAGATGATAAAATAGGAAGAGAATGGGCAGATGAACTTGGGATAGAAAAAACCATGACATTCGGTATTGTCAGTGGAGCAACGCTGAAAGCAGAAGCTATTACCTATACTGTAGACAGTACATCATTTACTATCAATTATATGGGTCAACTCTTTCCTATGACTATGAAAATGGTTTGAATCCATAACGTGTATAATACCCTTACAGCACTCTGTGCAGGTCTTGTAGTTTGACTTGACCTCAATGATATGATCGCAACCTTCACTACATTCCAACCACCACTGGGAAGAATGGAACCTATAATACATAACAATACTCACTACTTCGTAGACTTCGCTCATACTCCTGATGCCCTTGAAAAAACACTCTCCTATCTAGCATCTATCAAAAAAGACTGAAGACTCCTCCTTCTTACTTGAGCGATGGGACAGAGAGATAGATTTAAAAGGCCAATGATGGGAAAACTTGCTGATCAATACGCTGATATTATTGTCCTTGCTGACGAAGATCCAGGTGAAGAACCGAGATTTCAAATTATCCAAGAGATCAAAGATGGGATCAATCGCTATGATGGTGACAATCTCTTTATCATCCCAGATAGACAGAAAGCAATACAATTTCTGACCCAGATTGCACGTCCAGGCGACGTAGTTCTCCTTGCAGGTAAAGGTCACGAAACTGTGATGTCCGTCCCATGAGGTAAAATCTCTCGAAATGAAAAAGTTATTCTAGAAAATTATTTACAAGAAAAAGGAGTCTAATACAGACTCCTTTTTTTTAAACTACATCATTATGAGAAGCATAATACGATTTCACTTCAATTACTTGTCCTATACCATCTCTACGTCTCATAGCATCAATTTTTTTTGTTTTACACCATTCGATATCAGATTGTATACTCCAAATAATTCTGTCCCAATGAGGAATTAATTCTTTTTCATAATACATTCTATCTCCCCATGGCATAAGTCCACTGGTAGAAATTTTGTGTTGTAATTCCTCCTTTTTTGTTTCATATTTTTGTTCTAGTTCTGATAAGTGTTGTAATGCATTTTCAAAATACTTTGGTGAAGTATTAAAATTTTCTACTAAAGATTTTTCTAATCTTTTATTGTTCCATTTTCTACGATTTTCATAGAATATACCATTACTCAAGATAAGGAACACTATCAAGAATCCTAATAATCTTGAATCAGTTATCCATGAAATAAATATTCCAATACCTAATACTACATTCATTCCAATCCATAAATCATTAAGACTCTGGTAAGGACTGTGTTGTAAGAGAATATTCCATAAAGACTCATCTTTTTTTCTTTTTGAAGATTGTTTTCTAACAATTGCTTCAATCTCTTTAAATTCTAGATTTTTCATATATTTTATTTTTAAGTTATTATTTTTATTTTAGTAAAAATATTTATAAATATATTATATATAAATGTCAATATTTAATTTTTAAACATTACTTTCACAATCTTAATTTGAAAGTGAAACGTCTTGATTTCCTCAAATACTAACCAGTCAAACTCTTGACGAAGAATGTCCACTTGCCAGGTCATCATCTCCAGAAACATCGTCGTCTGATATCCACTCTCACGTATTTGTGCAAACATGATTCTATACAACTCTAAGCCATCATCACCACCTACGAAAGCCACTCTTGGCTCATATTTGATCGAAAGATCAGGATTCGTATCAAAAGTTTCATCAGGAATATAAGGAAGATTAGCTAATATTATCACTTCCTGTCATTGCGAGGTACGAAGCAATCCACTATCCAATGCAGGAGAACTAAACAAATTTCCCTTTTCAATCATCACATCAACACTCTTATCTATTTGATTATGTACTATACAATAATTATAGTTTTTTTTTGCAACAGCCAATGCATCTTCACTAATATCTATCAGAAAAGCCTGCTCTATCTGACTCCCATGAGAGTGTAAAAGTGACAATCCTAGTACTCCTGAACCTGTCCCCACATCTACCAGTATAATTTTTCATTCTTCATTCTTCATTTTTCATTGGAGGTATTCTCTAACTGCTTCTATCATATATTCGGTTTCTGGACGAGGTATAATAGTATTTTTATTCACTGAAAAACGGAGTCATCCATATTCTACATATCAGAGAATATATTCCAGTGGTTCATGATCTTCAGAGTAAAGTCTGTATTTTCCATTGATTTGGTCTCATAATTCAACAGATACCTCATCATCATAATGCACAATGAGCTCTTCTCTCGTCCACCCTGTCAGATGTCATATAATTTTTTGTAATACAAATTTATGTTTATAGTGAGGATCACCAATTAACTGAAAAAATGTCATACGTATATCAAAAAATAAATTATATCACAGTCACAAAAATATGCCAATCGATATTATAATAACTATAGCTATACCCATACAAAAAACAAGATATTGAGTATAATGAGAGTATGACACGATGAAGCATCATCAGTATCCTTTGATGAAGTCTGCTACGAATATGGATTCTCAGACAGATTTTTTCTCAAAATGATAAAAAACAATTACTTATCATCAGTATATGGTCTGTATTCTATGCGCTCATCGCATTCTTAATCTACAATATAAGTCACTTTTTCGCACCAATCAACGGACACTACAGCGACTATCTTATTATCATTACTATCCTTTTACTCTTCCTGATACCTATCATTCCGGCAGGACGAAAAGGACGAATTCTACAGTCTCTTTTCTGGATTGGACTGAAAATCGGTGTAGGATGAGTAATAGGAACCTATAGTCTCTCAGCTCGATGAGAAGAAACACTCAAACGAAGTAGTCTCAAAAACAAAAAATCCTGACTACTCCAAAGTATGATCTTGGGTGGTATAGTAAGCGCTATCGTATTTGGACAGATAGAAAATATAATCTATGTAGTAACATCTTACCTTCAATCACAAGATATTATCACTTCTCTCAATGTATTATCGCAAAGATCTTTCCTACCTATTATTGTCCATATAGGATCCCTTTGTCTTGGATTTATTGCTCTCTTACAAATCAAACCTTATCTCAACAATAACTCACTCCTTCGATGAATCGGAGCAATAGTCAGTATCTGATCTCACTTTCTCTATAACATAAGCCAATCGCATACGTCTCTGAAGTTTGTGTCTCTTATCCTTATGGGATTCTATATCGTAGCTATCCATTATTCACTCTTTAGAAGTGATACACTTTATACACAGACTGAAACATAACGCTTTCAATATTATTATAAGAGATATGTTTATATTCTCTTACCTCATTATGAGAAGGAAGAAATTTTTGAAGTGTGGCATAATCAGATGATCGTATACTATGTAAATACATCTTTCAACTTCATTCCTCATACAGTATTCCCTAAGAGCACCAATAGCATTTTTTTCATAAACAAAAAATTCTTCTCTATGGAAGAATATATCTGATGTGTATCACAACACTACAATAAAGAAGCAAAGCACTTAGTCATTTAAACAAGTCAATTGGGTTTGTTGATATTAACCGATCAACACGGCTTTTTTAATTTGTACTCAGTGTACAAAGGTGATTTATCCCCACCTTCCGGTAGGGATGCCTTGTTACGACTTAACCCCAGTTACTGATTCCCTCTTGGTCCCACCTTGTGAGCTTTCAGAGGACCTCAACTTCCGTGATTTGACGGGCGGTGAGTGCAAGGAACAGGGACATATTCACGGCGATATGGCTGACTCGCCATTACTAGCAATTCCAACTTCATGTAGTCGAGTTCCAGACTACAATCCGAACTGAGGATAGGTTTAATGTTTTGCTCCATCTCACGATATTGCTTCACGCTGTCCTACCCATTGTATTATCTATGACGCCCTAGACATAAGGGGCATGAGGATCTGACATCATCCTCTCCTTCCTCTTCGTTACCGAAGCAGTCTCGTATGACATTCTAACATACGACGAGGGTTGCGCTCGTTACTAGACTTAACTAGACACCTTGCGGCACGAGCTGACGACGACCATGCACCACCTGTACATAGCTCCGTATT
It encodes:
- a CDS encoding 16S ribosomal RNA methyltransferase RsmE, with protein sequence MQLFFSGQYSRSEDHITITEERIIHQCSRVLRMQPGDQIQIQDNNQRHTIVLDGFSKKALTGKIRDTIRYPQETKITTLFIAIPNRRDKAELIAQKLTEIGVSHIIFRQASRSVLKSVPHKKQERIHHIALEASEQSFRTTLPTITFLEKWDEKYILGHDVSILFYQGGSTFDSGSTEGMNNRSGIIGPEGGFTPQELEYFSPITTVHTLGSSILRMETAAMIGSRLLQQ
- the murE gene encoding UDP-N-acetylmuramoyl-L-alanyl-D-glutamate--L-lysine ligase, coding for MIQKIKALLRNTFVYRFYKTMRGKYALLKYDNPSNGMFVIGITGTNGKTTTSFMIHHIFNTLIDKAFLLGTNEIKYGTESVANTSKMTSPDVMDVQKYLAQAKAQGCHIAVLETASHGLDQDRFHGIDFDMGILTNITPEHLDYHKSMEEYAKTKKKLFQNVATNSKPNKMAILPKDDKIGREWADELGIEKTMTFGIVSGATLKAEAITYTVDSTSFTINYMGQLFPMTMKMVGIHNVYNTLTALCAGLVVGLDLNDMIATFTTFQPPLGRMEPIIHNNTHYFVDFAHTPDALEKTLSYLASIKKDGRLLLLTGAMGQRDRFKRPMMGKLADQYADIIVLADEDPGEEPRFQIIQEIKDGINRYDGDNLFIIPDRQKAIQFLTQIARPGDVVLLAGKGHETVMSVPGGKISRNEKVILENYLQEKGV
- the prmC gene encoding Release factor glutamine methyltransferase, yielding MTFFQLIGDPHYKHKFVLQKIIGHLTGWTREELIVHYDDEVSVELGDQINGKYRLYSEDHEPLEYILGYVEYGGLRFSVNKNTIIPRPETEYMIEAVREYLQGKMKNEEGKIILVDVGTGSGVLGLSLLHSHGSQIEQAFLIDISEDALAVAKKNYNYCIVHNQIDKSVDVMIEKGNLFSSPALDSGLLRTSQGQEVIILANLPYIPDETFDTNPDLSIKYEPRVAFVGGDDGLELYRIMFAQIRESGYQTTMFLEMMTWQVDILRQEFDWLVFEEIKTFHFQIKIVKVMFKN